The following proteins come from a genomic window of Pseudomonas sp. WJP1:
- the emhR gene encoding efflux system transcriptional repressor EmhR: MVRRTKEEAQETRSQILEAAEKAFFERGVARTTLADIATLAGVTRGAIYWHFSNKADLVQAMLDSLHEPLDELAKAAESEDEPDPLGCMRRLLIHLFHEVALDPKTRRINEILFHKCEFTDEMCDLRQQRRTASLDCNMRIGLTLRNAVNRGQLPEDLDTVRAAVSIHAYIDGLLYQWLLAPDSFELHTEAERWVDIALDMLRFNPSLRK, from the coding sequence ATGGTCCGTCGTACCAAAGAGGAAGCTCAAGAAACCCGCAGCCAGATACTCGAAGCGGCCGAAAAAGCCTTTTTCGAGCGGGGTGTGGCGCGCACGACCCTGGCGGACATCGCGACCCTGGCCGGCGTCACCCGCGGGGCGATTTACTGGCATTTCAGCAACAAGGCGGACCTGGTGCAGGCCATGCTCGACAGCTTGCATGAGCCCCTTGATGAACTGGCCAAAGCCGCTGAAAGCGAAGACGAGCCCGATCCGCTGGGCTGCATGCGCCGGTTGTTGATTCATTTGTTTCATGAAGTTGCTCTGGATCCCAAGACCCGACGCATCAACGAGATTCTGTTTCATAAGTGCGAGTTCACCGATGAAATGTGCGATCTGCGTCAGCAACGTCGGACCGCTAGCCTGGACTGCAACATGCGCATCGGCCTGACCTTGCGTAATGCCGTCAATCGTGGGCAGTTGCCGGAAGATCTCGACACCGTCCGTGCGGCTGTGAGCATTCATGCCTATATAGACGGCTTGCTGTACCAATGGTTGCTGGCCCCGGACAGCTTTGAACTGCACACCGAGGCCGAGCGTTGGGTCGATATCGCGCTGGACATGCTGCGTTTCAATCCCAGCTTGCGTAAGTGA
- a CDS encoding DUF3077 domain-containing protein, with the protein MTKTNPPSPSELKTVGFTPFLYLSNQPLFHVCRDVPVADALAQASDLLFLAKSLTVDAAYARDSDHHAWAAHYLTAMSKAVIDDVAKVLERGVDRKSRQATQQR; encoded by the coding sequence ATGACCAAAACAAACCCGCCCTCACCATCAGAACTAAAAACCGTCGGTTTCACACCCTTCCTGTATCTCTCGAATCAACCTCTGTTCCACGTCTGTCGAGACGTCCCCGTCGCCGACGCCCTGGCTCAAGCCTCCGACCTGCTGTTCCTCGCCAAGTCCTTGACCGTGGATGCCGCTTACGCCCGAGATTCCGACCACCACGCCTGGGCCGCGCATTACCTGACTGCGATGAGCAAAGCGGTGATCGATGATGTGGCGAAGGTGTTGGAGCGAGGGGTTGATCGCAAGAGTAGGCAGGCAACGCAACAGCGATAA
- a CDS encoding alkene reductase produces the protein MTTIFDPIKLGDLELANRIIMAPLTRCRADEGRVPNALMAEYYVQRASAGLILSEATSVTPMGVGYPDTPGIWSNDQVRGWTNVTKAIHGAGGKIFLQLWHVGRVSHESYLNGEKPVAPSAIQPKGHVSLVRPLADYPTPRALETAEIADIVDAYRVGAENAKAAGFDGVEIHGANGYLLDQFLQSSTNQRTDQYGGSLENRARLLLEVTDAAIEVWGAGRVGVHLAPRADSHDMGDDNLAETFTYVARELGKRGIAFICSREKEADDSLGPQIKEAFGGPYIINERFTRDTANAWLASGKADAVAFGVPFIANPDLPARLKADAPLNEARPELFYGKGPVGYIDYPTL, from the coding sequence ATGACGACTATTTTCGATCCGATCAAACTGGGCGACCTCGAACTGGCCAACCGCATCATCATGGCCCCGCTGACCCGCTGCCGCGCCGACGAAGGCCGCGTACCCAACGCGCTGATGGCCGAGTACTACGTACAACGCGCTTCGGCCGGCCTGATCCTCAGCGAAGCCACTTCGGTCACCCCGATGGGCGTCGGCTACCCGGACACCCCGGGCATCTGGTCCAACGACCAGGTGCGCGGCTGGACCAACGTCACCAAGGCGATCCACGGCGCGGGCGGCAAGATCTTCCTGCAGCTGTGGCACGTCGGCCGGGTGTCCCACGAGTCGTACCTGAACGGTGAAAAACCGGTCGCCCCGAGCGCCATCCAGCCGAAAGGCCACGTCAGCCTGGTGCGTCCGCTGGCCGATTACCCGACGCCCCGCGCGCTGGAAACCGCTGAAATCGCCGACATCGTCGATGCTTACCGCGTGGGTGCCGAAAACGCCAAGGCCGCCGGTTTCGATGGCGTGGAAATCCACGGAGCCAACGGCTACCTGCTCGACCAGTTCCTGCAAAGCAGCACCAACCAGCGCACCGACCAATACGGCGGCTCCCTGGAAAACCGTGCCCGCCTGTTGCTGGAAGTGACCGACGCCGCGATCGAAGTCTGGGGCGCCGGCCGCGTTGGTGTGCACCTGGCACCACGCGCCGACTCCCATGACATGGGTGACGACAACCTCGCCGAAACCTTCACCTACGTCGCTCGCGAACTGGGCAAACGTGGCATCGCCTTCATCTGCTCGCGCGAAAAAGAAGCCGACGACAGCCTCGGCCCACAGATCAAGGAAGCCTTCGGCGGCCCGTACATCATCAACGAACGCTTCACCAGGGACACTGCCAACGCCTGGCTGGCGAGCGGCAAGGCTGATGCGGTCGCCTTCGGTGTGCCGTTCATTGCCAACCCGGATCTGCCTGCACGGTTGAAGGCTGATGCGCCGCTGAACGAGGCGCGTCCGGAATTGTTCTACGGTAAAGGCCCGGTCGGCTACATCGACTACCCGACGTTGTAA
- a CDS encoding MFS transporter, with protein sequence MPLSLLILALSAFAIGTTEFVIMGLLPDVAADLGVSIPGAGWLVTGYALGVAIGAPFMALATARLPRKAALVALMGIFIVGNLLCAVASDYNVLMFARVVTALCHGAFFGIGSVVAAGLVPANKRASAVALMFTGLTLANVLGVPLGTALGQQAGWRSTFWAVTVIGVIALIGLVRFLPAKRDEEKLDMRAELRALKGAGIWLSLSMTALFAASVFTLFTYVAPLLGEVTGVSPRGVTWTLMLIGLGLTVGNIIGGKLADKGLAATLIGVFIAMAVVSTVLTWTSVALIPTEITLFLWATACFAAVPALQVNVVTYGKAAPNLVSTLNIGAFNVGNALGAWVGGSVIAHGFGLTSVPLAAAALAVLALLATLITFRQSGDPELAPVTN encoded by the coding sequence ATGCCCCTCTCGCTACTCATATTGGCGTTAAGCGCCTTCGCCATCGGCACCACCGAGTTCGTCATCATGGGCTTGCTGCCCGATGTGGCGGCCGACCTCGGTGTGTCGATCCCCGGCGCCGGCTGGCTGGTGACCGGTTACGCCCTGGGCGTGGCCATTGGTGCGCCGTTCATGGCACTGGCCACCGCCCGGCTGCCGCGCAAGGCCGCCCTGGTGGCGTTGATGGGCATCTTCATTGTCGGCAACCTGCTCTGCGCGGTGGCCAGTGACTACAACGTGCTGATGTTTGCCCGTGTGGTGACGGCGCTGTGCCACGGTGCGTTCTTCGGCATCGGTTCGGTGGTGGCCGCAGGCCTGGTGCCCGCCAACAAACGCGCCTCGGCCGTGGCCCTGATGTTCACCGGCCTGACCCTGGCCAACGTCCTCGGCGTACCGCTGGGCACCGCGCTCGGTCAACAGGCCGGCTGGCGCTCGACCTTCTGGGCGGTGACCGTGATCGGCGTGATCGCTTTGATCGGCCTGGTTCGCTTCCTGCCGGCCAAGCGCGATGAAGAAAAACTCGACATGCGCGCCGAACTGCGTGCGCTCAAGGGTGCCGGTATCTGGCTGTCCCTGAGCATGACCGCGCTGTTCGCCGCCTCGGTGTTCACCCTGTTCACTTATGTAGCGCCACTGTTGGGCGAAGTCACCGGCGTCTCGCCCCGCGGCGTCACCTGGACCCTGATGCTCATCGGCCTGGGCCTGACCGTCGGCAACATCATCGGCGGCAAGCTGGCGGACAAGGGCCTGGCGGCAACGCTAATCGGCGTCTTCATCGCCATGGCCGTGGTCTCCACCGTATTGACCTGGACCAGCGTCGCGCTGATCCCCACCGAAATCACCCTGTTCCTCTGGGCCACCGCGTGTTTCGCCGCCGTGCCTGCCCTGCAGGTGAACGTGGTGACCTACGGCAAGGCCGCACCGAACCTGGTCTCAACCCTGAACATCGGCGCCTTCAACGTCGGCAATGCCCTGGGCGCCTGGGTCGGCGGCAGCGTCATCGCCCACGGTTTCGGCCTGACCAGCGTGCCCCTGGCGGCAGCGGCCCTGGCGGTACTCGCCCTGCTGGCGACCCTGATCACCTTCCGTCAGAGCGGCGACCCCGAACTGGCCCCTGTTACCAACTGA
- a CDS encoding ArsR/SmtB family transcription factor — protein MNLDLDEIIKALAHPVRRDILHWLKDPTVEFPDQSHSNEHGVCAGQIDQRCGLSQSTVSAHLATLQRAGLISSRKVGQWHFFKRNEETIQEFLRIFSKEL, from the coding sequence ATGAACCTTGACCTCGACGAAATAATAAAAGCCCTGGCGCACCCGGTACGGCGAGACATCCTGCACTGGCTCAAAGACCCGACCGTCGAATTCCCCGATCAGTCCCATAGCAACGAGCACGGCGTTTGCGCCGGGCAGATCGATCAACGTTGCGGCCTGTCGCAATCCACGGTGTCCGCACACCTGGCCACCCTGCAACGCGCCGGCCTGATCAGCAGCCGAAAAGTCGGCCAGTGGCACTTCTTCAAACGTAACGAGGAAACCATCCAGGAGTTCCTCCGCATCTTCAGCAAAGAGCTCTGA